One window of the Natronomonas marina genome contains the following:
- the srp19 gene encoding signal recognition particle subunit SRP19, giving the protein MVENVIWPAYLDATCSRNEGRRVPEDLAVPEPTVDEIAQAVQQVGYDSVIERDKTYPREYEPRGRVIVKGADDATKSDLLGAIAAYLGAIRE; this is encoded by the coding sequence ATGGTCGAGAACGTCATCTGGCCCGCCTATCTCGACGCCACCTGCTCCCGGAACGAGGGCCGCCGGGTTCCCGAGGACCTCGCCGTCCCGGAGCCGACCGTCGACGAGATCGCCCAGGCGGTCCAGCAGGTCGGCTACGACTCCGTCATCGAGCGCGACAAGACCTACCCCCGCGAGTACGAACCCCGCGGGCGCGTCATCGTCAAGGGTGCCGACGACGCCACCAAGTCCGATCTGCTGGGTGCCATCGCGGCCTACCTCGGCGCCATCCGGGAGTGA
- a CDS encoding CopD family protein, producing the protein MATTLHVAVRLLHVLAVALAVGGAALLWLRATRASDPSAVADLRELAVDYEWMFWGAVGLVVATGVGNLGALAPAVPTTDTAWGLALAGKLLGVVLLLLGSAVRTSMVGALDGLSRAHAGHVRRRLRAGYAGTAVWLGGLVLVGVVLAHG; encoded by the coding sequence ATGGCCACGACCCTCCATGTGGCGGTTCGACTCCTTCACGTCCTCGCCGTGGCGCTCGCCGTCGGCGGCGCGGCGCTGCTGTGGCTCCGCGCGACGCGAGCGAGCGACCCCTCGGCGGTCGCCGACCTCCGGGAGCTCGCCGTCGACTACGAGTGGATGTTCTGGGGCGCCGTCGGCCTCGTCGTCGCGACCGGGGTCGGTAACCTCGGCGCCCTCGCGCCAGCGGTGCCCACGACCGACACCGCCTGGGGTCTCGCCCTCGCCGGCAAACTCCTCGGCGTCGTACTCCTGCTTCTCGGGTCGGCGGTCCGGACGTCGATGGTCGGTGCCCTCGACGGGCTCTCCCGGGCGCACGCCGGACACGTCCGTCGTCGCTTGCGGGCGGGATACGCCGGGACGGCGGTGTGGCTCGGTGGGCTGGTCCTCGTCGGGGTGGTGCTCGCCCATGGCTGA
- a CDS encoding H/ACA ribonucleoprotein complex subunit GAR1 — protein sequence MNRVGDVVRIAQGLLVVRAPDDATPEIGTPVVDETLADVGRVVDVFGPVERPYLAVSPADGIVLADLLGERLYAD from the coding sequence ATGAACCGGGTCGGCGACGTCGTCCGAATCGCCCAGGGGCTCCTCGTGGTCCGCGCGCCCGACGACGCGACCCCCGAGATCGGGACGCCCGTCGTCGACGAGACGCTCGCCGACGTGGGCCGCGTCGTCGACGTCTTCGGTCCCGTCGAACGGCCCTACCTCGCCGTCTCACCGGCCGACGGAATCGTTCTCGCGGACCTGCTCGGCGAGCGGCTCTACGCCGACTGA
- a CDS encoding presenilin family intramembrane aspartyl protease PSH, with protein MKRAYVAVAATVGIFAFVQVGALALVEPFMEAGYQTVEDPTDPTNSLLYVGAILVATVVMLAAIRLGVDRLIQSLIVFAAVFLAFYVFSVVVPPLVTYGGANVLAVAAAVALGAGLLLYPEWYVIDAAGIVMGAGAAGLFGISFGLAPALLLLVVLAVYDAISVYGTEHMLTLASGVMDLRLPVVFVVPLTLSYSFLDDEGPATLEDDGETDDDGGSGGRDDAGDDAADAANGDPAETEDPFARDAFFIGLGDAVIPTILVASAAFFRPGGAALLDVPGVALTLPALGAMAGTLLGLLALMWMVMKGRAHAGLPLLNGGAIAGYLLGTVVAGVSLVEAVGIAPYL; from the coding sequence GTGAAGCGAGCATACGTCGCCGTCGCGGCCACCGTCGGGATTTTCGCGTTCGTCCAGGTGGGCGCGCTCGCCCTCGTCGAGCCGTTCATGGAGGCCGGCTACCAGACCGTCGAGGACCCGACGGACCCGACCAACAGCCTGCTGTACGTCGGCGCCATCCTCGTGGCCACGGTCGTGATGCTGGCCGCCATCCGCCTCGGCGTCGACCGCCTCATCCAGAGTCTTATCGTCTTCGCCGCCGTCTTCCTCGCCTTCTACGTCTTCTCGGTGGTGGTCCCGCCGCTTGTCACCTACGGCGGGGCGAACGTCCTCGCGGTCGCCGCCGCCGTCGCGCTGGGGGCGGGGCTGCTCCTCTACCCCGAGTGGTACGTCATCGACGCCGCCGGCATCGTGATGGGCGCAGGCGCGGCGGGGCTGTTCGGCATCAGTTTCGGGCTCGCGCCCGCCCTGCTCCTGCTCGTCGTGCTGGCCGTCTACGACGCCATCTCGGTGTACGGCACCGAACACATGCTCACACTGGCCTCGGGCGTGATGGACCTCCGGCTCCCGGTCGTCTTCGTTGTCCCGCTCACGCTCTCGTACTCCTTCCTCGACGACGAAGGGCCGGCGACGCTCGAGGACGACGGGGAGACGGACGACGACGGCGGGAGCGGCGGACGAGACGACGCGGGCGACGACGCTGCGGACGCCGCGAACGGCGACCCCGCCGAGACCGAGGATCCCTTCGCCCGGGACGCCTTCTTCATCGGCCTCGGGGACGCCGTCATCCCGACGATACTGGTCGCGTCGGCGGCCTTCTTCCGGCCGGGCGGGGCCGCACTCCTGGACGTGCCGGGGGTCGCACTGACGCTGCCGGCCCTCGGCGCGATGGCCGGGACGCTCCTCGGTCTGCTCGCGCTCATGTGGATGGTGATGAAGGGCCGCGCCCACGCCGGCCTGCCGCTGTTGAACGGCGGCGCCATCGCCGGGTACCTGCTGGGGACCGTCGTCGCCGGCGTGTCGCTGGTCGAGGCGGTCGGTATCGCGCCGTACCTCTGA
- a CDS encoding ornithine cyclodeaminase family protein, whose product MTDVLFLRSDELADLATPSDYVEAVRAGYESHGNEGSAEPRTKLAAEDPPGMCTGYLAVLPEVGAMGGYTYAAGFGDEDVHFVLPLFDAESGRLVALLDGASMNPFKTGATGAVAVDALARADATTCAVVGSGAQARGQLRATATVREFERVRVFSPTAENRRAFAEEFDARLDADVTAVDSAADALDGADVVVTATRAERPVFEDADLPDGAHVTAMGQYDRDKREIPPATVARSTYVPDLRARAFQDAGAFLAARETGLVDDGHVHAELGEVVAGHRPGRTDDPEVTVFDSGGTGIETVAAAWSLYERAEERGLGRTIEFLPGSEALTGE is encoded by the coding sequence ATGACCGACGTTCTGTTCCTGCGAAGCGACGAACTCGCCGACCTGGCGACGCCGAGCGACTACGTCGAGGCCGTCCGCGCCGGCTACGAGAGCCACGGCAACGAGGGGTCGGCCGAACCGCGGACGAAACTCGCCGCCGAGGACCCGCCGGGGATGTGCACCGGCTACCTGGCGGTCCTCCCGGAGGTCGGCGCCATGGGCGGGTACACCTACGCCGCCGGCTTCGGCGACGAGGACGTCCACTTCGTGCTGCCGCTTTTCGACGCCGAGTCCGGTCGCCTCGTCGCGCTACTCGACGGCGCGTCGATGAACCCGTTCAAGACCGGCGCGACCGGCGCCGTCGCCGTCGACGCACTCGCCCGGGCGGACGCGACGACCTGTGCCGTCGTCGGGTCGGGCGCGCAGGCCCGCGGGCAGTTGCGGGCGACGGCGACGGTCCGGGAGTTCGAGCGCGTCCGGGTCTTCTCGCCGACGGCGGAGAACCGTCGGGCGTTCGCCGAGGAGTTCGACGCCCGCCTCGACGCCGACGTGACGGCGGTCGACTCGGCGGCCGACGCCCTCGACGGCGCCGACGTGGTCGTCACCGCGACCCGGGCCGAGCGCCCCGTCTTCGAGGACGCCGACCTCCCCGACGGCGCCCACGTCACCGCGATGGGCCAGTACGACCGCGACAAGCGGGAGATACCGCCGGCGACGGTGGCCCGGAGCACCTACGTCCCGGACCTGCGCGCCCGGGCCTTCCAGGACGCCGGCGCCTTCCTTGCCGCCCGCGAGACCGGCCTCGTCGACGACGGCCACGTTCACGCCGAACTGGGCGAGGTGGTCGCGGGCCACCGCCCCGGGCGGACCGACGACCCCGAGGTGACAGTCTTCGACAGCGGGGGAACCGGCATCGAGACCGTCGCGGCGGCCTGGAGCCTCTACGAGCGGGCCGAAGAGCGCGGTCTCGGCCGGACCATCGAGTTCCTGCCGGGCAGCGAGGCGCTGACCGGCGAGTGA
- a CDS encoding MFS transporter: MTDGGSRVDYAARARDVLGFSRWWQIAAAVGMMAAVSPYQYVWSSIAPPLSASLDIAPAALGAVFSFYVVFQSLSQFPAGWWRDRRGPRLLVFLAALLAGGGYVGLAYATSVLQLYVLYSLGAVGVGIVYTVAVNTAVKWFPDRTGLTTGLGTMAFAAGSVLAVPYVRANATVGGYAAVLRNVGLVILGVLLVGALLLRDPPEAWLGLDDDDATTDVAASLRGSAYTTREMLRTWQFWLLYAMFVATAGADLVVIANVVTFADELGFTYDVATVAATLLPLSAGVSRLVLGEVTDRVGRKRVMVVSFLLAGLFRLGLVAAGRADRPVAFVALVLAAMFFSSPLYVYFPSLLSDYYGSEFSSSNYAVLYTAKVGGGVVAGTVAGYLAAAYGWGPTFALGGVLAAAAGLAALVLRPPSDAGLAADVPD; this comes from the coding sequence ATGACGGACGGAGGGTCGCGCGTGGACTACGCCGCCCGGGCGCGGGACGTCCTCGGGTTCTCCCGGTGGTGGCAGATCGCGGCGGCGGTCGGGATGATGGCCGCCGTCAGCCCCTACCAGTACGTCTGGTCGTCCATCGCGCCGCCGCTCTCGGCGAGTCTCGACATCGCACCCGCCGCGCTCGGGGCGGTCTTTTCCTTCTACGTCGTCTTCCAGTCGCTCTCACAGTTCCCCGCCGGCTGGTGGCGCGACCGCCGGGGACCGCGACTGCTGGTCTTCCTCGCGGCGCTTCTGGCCGGCGGCGGCTACGTCGGCCTCGCCTACGCCACGAGCGTCCTCCAGTTGTACGTCCTCTACTCGCTCGGCGCCGTCGGCGTCGGCATCGTCTACACCGTCGCGGTCAACACCGCCGTCAAGTGGTTCCCCGACCGGACCGGCCTGACGACGGGTCTCGGCACGATGGCCTTCGCGGCCGGCAGCGTCCTCGCGGTTCCCTACGTCCGCGCGAACGCGACCGTCGGCGGCTACGCGGCCGTCCTCCGGAACGTCGGGCTGGTCATCCTCGGGGTCCTACTTGTCGGGGCTCTCCTCCTCCGGGACCCGCCGGAGGCGTGGCTGGGGCTGGACGACGATGACGCGACGACCGACGTGGCCGCCTCGCTCCGGGGAAGCGCCTACACCACCCGCGAGATGCTCCGCACCTGGCAGTTCTGGCTGCTGTACGCGATGTTCGTCGCCACCGCCGGCGCCGACCTCGTCGTCATCGCCAACGTCGTCACCTTCGCCGACGAACTCGGGTTCACCTACGACGTCGCCACCGTCGCCGCCACGCTTCTGCCGCTCTCGGCCGGCGTCTCTCGGCTCGTCCTCGGGGAGGTGACCGACCGCGTCGGCCGCAAGCGCGTGATGGTCGTCTCCTTCCTGCTCGCGGGACTGTTCCGACTGGGACTCGTCGCCGCCGGCCGGGCCGACCGGCCGGTCGCCTTCGTCGCGCTCGTCCTGGCTGCGATGTTCTTCTCCTCGCCGCTGTACGTCTACTTCCCGTCGCTGCTGTCGGACTACTACGGCTCGGAGTTCTCCTCGAGCAACTACGCCGTCCTCTACACCGCGAAGGTCGGCGGCGGCGTCGTCGCCGGCACCGTCGCGGGCTACCTCGCGGCCGCCTATGGCTGGGGGCCGACCTTCGCGCTCGGCGGGGTGCTCGCGGCCGCTGCTGGCCTCGCCGCGCTCGTCCTCCGGCCGCCGTCAGACGCGGGTCTCGCCGCCGACGTCCCGGACTGA
- a CDS encoding DUF3054 domain-containing protein — MTEQSFLEQRLDASTWPIAVGDIVVLLLLLFAGTLQHHSLESVQADPLIYVTAAGPFVLAWLVCAPLVGAYSPGGGSAPNSSIPLAIRSWIPAAILGLVVRVLADFGGADPIFAAVMLVGGAVVLSIWRFLYFLVR; from the coding sequence ATGACCGAGCAGTCGTTCCTCGAACAGCGACTCGACGCGAGCACCTGGCCAATCGCGGTCGGGGACATCGTCGTCCTGCTCCTGCTTCTGTTCGCCGGCACGCTCCAGCACCACTCCCTCGAATCGGTTCAGGCCGACCCGCTCATCTACGTCACCGCGGCCGGCCCCTTCGTCCTGGCGTGGCTCGTCTGTGCCCCGCTCGTGGGTGCGTACTCGCCGGGCGGCGGGTCGGCGCCGAACTCCTCCATCCCGCTTGCGATCCGGTCGTGGATCCCCGCGGCCATTCTCGGACTCGTCGTCCGGGTCCTGGCCGACTTCGGCGGCGCCGACCCCATTTTCGCCGCCGTCATGCTCGTCGGCGGCGCCGTCGTGCTGTCGATCTGGCGGTTCCTCTACTTCCTCGTTCGATAG
- a CDS encoding FAD-dependent oxidoreductase, which yields MSRPADPDVLVVGGGIAGLGLAAYLRRQGVRPTVVEQAPDWRGSGYGIGLWSGGLSVLDDLGVLDAARQRGADPDGFEIRAAGGDRLARTDLPADRTLLLAVHRADLHAALREAVPEPWIRMDTTPTRIEPTAGGVDVEFDDGTTGAFDVVVGADGVHSTVRDACFDDWTRRARDTYVWSLWAEQDVDVGRDMVSVWGPGSEGFVARVGDRVGLNLAARLDHPPEPPARAELRRQADRVGWRLPALLEGTDDDPFFDRVREVSCECWHTDRVVLVGDAAHAIHPISGMGASLALRDARALAGELATARPGRVGPALARYETRRRDEVTRVKRQAAFEAAVTFLESAPLRRLRNGIVRHTPLLELFVKRELADS from the coding sequence ATGTCGCGGCCAGCCGATCCGGACGTTCTCGTCGTTGGCGGCGGCATCGCCGGCCTCGGTCTCGCCGCGTACCTCCGGCGGCAGGGCGTACGGCCGACCGTCGTCGAGCAGGCACCCGACTGGCGCGGAAGCGGCTACGGCATCGGTCTCTGGAGCGGCGGTCTCTCGGTCCTCGACGACCTCGGCGTGCTCGACGCGGCCCGCCAGCGGGGCGCCGACCCCGACGGCTTCGAGATTCGGGCGGCCGGCGGCGACCGCCTCGCACGGACCGACCTGCCCGCCGACCGGACGCTGCTCTTGGCCGTCCACCGGGCCGACCTGCACGCGGCGCTCCGGGAGGCCGTCCCCGAGCCGTGGATACGGATGGACACGACGCCGACGCGGATCGAGCCGACCGCCGGCGGCGTCGACGTCGAGTTCGACGACGGCACGACCGGGGCGTTCGACGTCGTGGTCGGCGCCGACGGCGTCCACTCGACGGTCAGGGATGCCTGCTTCGACGACTGGACGCGCCGCGCGCGGGACACCTACGTCTGGTCGCTGTGGGCCGAGCAGGACGTCGACGTCGGCCGGGACATGGTCAGCGTCTGGGGTCCCGGAAGCGAGGGGTTCGTCGCCCGCGTCGGCGACCGGGTGGGGCTGAACCTCGCCGCCAGACTCGACCACCCACCGGAGCCGCCCGCCCGGGCGGAACTCCGCCGGCAGGCCGACCGCGTCGGCTGGCGGCTCCCCGCCCTTCTCGAGGGGACGGACGACGACCCCTTCTTCGACCGCGTCCGGGAGGTGTCCTGCGAGTGCTGGCACACCGACCGGGTGGTCCTGGTCGGGGACGCGGCCCACGCGATTCACCCGATCTCGGGGATGGGTGCCTCGCTCGCGCTCCGTGACGCCCGCGCGCTCGCCGGGGAACTCGCCACCGCCCGTCCGGGACGCGTCGGCCCCGCGCTGGCCCGCTACGAGACGCGGCGGCGCGACGAGGTGACCCGGGTCAAACGTCAGGCCGCGTTCGAGGCCGCGGTGACCTTCCTCGAGTCGGCGCCGCTCCGGCGACTCCGGAACGGTATCGTCCGGCACACGCCGCTCCTGGAACTCTTCGTGAAGCGGGAGCTGGCGGACTCGTAG
- a CDS encoding ribbon-helix-helix domain-containing protein, translating to MPDVEVSLPDRIDSEIDRLIEQGEFLNREQAVEELLTMGVSAYAPTEETDQQEGEDLFTQMTDDQTDPAARDDDGGDEYTF from the coding sequence ATGCCAGACGTCGAAGTATCCTTGCCGGACCGAATCGACAGCGAAATCGACCGGCTCATCGAACAGGGCGAGTTCCTGAACCGCGAGCAGGCCGTCGAGGAACTGCTCACGATGGGGGTGTCGGCGTACGCGCCCACCGAGGAGACCGACCAGCAGGAGGGCGAGGACCTGTTCACCCAGATGACCGACGACCAGACGGACCCGGCGGCCCGCGACGACGACGGCGGCGACGAGTACACGTTCTAG
- a CDS encoding DUF429 domain-containing protein, producing the protein MSDYYVGSVARGGVWLAVAYTDDGYDHAAVVEGVGELWTRYEETADTIAVDVPVGLETSSAPRPNERAAADYLGDRRRAIVPAPVREAARKQRYPTAARVHERKSSSDLPEAAFQRSRLVTAVDEFMTTIDEARDVLVEAHPELCYRAFAGEPLVERPEVAAGYAERMRVLAEFDRDAPPTVQSVAEATEGHAVPIPAVLDAVALGLTVRPGPGQCRTLPADPPTDEEGLPIRYVYRSEAPLSAD; encoded by the coding sequence GTGAGCGACTACTACGTCGGAAGCGTCGCTCGTGGCGGCGTCTGGCTGGCGGTGGCCTACACCGACGACGGCTACGACCACGCCGCGGTCGTCGAGGGCGTCGGCGAACTGTGGACGCGCTACGAGGAGACGGCCGACACCATCGCGGTCGACGTGCCGGTCGGCCTGGAGACGTCGTCGGCGCCGCGGCCCAACGAGCGGGCGGCCGCCGACTACCTCGGCGACCGCCGGCGGGCCATCGTCCCGGCGCCGGTCCGGGAGGCCGCACGCAAGCAGCGCTACCCGACGGCCGCCCGCGTCCACGAGCGGAAGAGCAGCAGCGACCTGCCGGAGGCCGCCTTCCAGCGGTCCCGCCTCGTCACTGCCGTCGACGAGTTCATGACGACCATCGACGAGGCCCGCGACGTCCTCGTGGAGGCCCACCCCGAACTGTGTTACCGCGCCTTCGCGGGCGAACCGCTCGTCGAGCGGCCCGAGGTCGCGGCCGGCTACGCCGAGCGGATGCGCGTCCTCGCGGAGTTCGACCGCGACGCGCCCCCGACCGTCCAGTCGGTCGCCGAGGCAACCGAGGGCCACGCGGTGCCGATTCCGGCCGTCCTCGATGCGGTCGCGCTGGGACTCACGGTCCGGCCCGGGCCGGGCCAGTGCCGGACGCTACCCGCCGACCCCCCGACCGACGAGGAGGGGCTGCCGATACGGTACGTCTACCGGAGCGAAGCGCCGCTGTCGGCCGACTGA
- the mvaD gene encoding phosphomevalonate decarboxylase MvaD produces the protein MKATAKAHPIQGLVKYHGMHDEELRLPYHDSISVCTAPSHSRTTVEFDPSLEADRYVVDGDVVDGRGAERIRSVVDRVRELAGFDHRVRFESVNDFPTNIGFGSSASGFAAAAVALCSAADLDLTHPEMSAIARRGSASAARAVTGAFSHLHTGNDDVDCRSERLESDLEDELRIVAAEVPAFKHTAEAHREAADSHMFQARMAHIHEQIRTVRHSLREADFETTFETAEHDSLSLAATTMTGPAGWVYWQPETLEVFEAVREMREDGVPVYFSTDTGASVYVNTTAEYVDRVETAIADLGIDTHVWEVGGPAEVLDETEALF, from the coding sequence ATGAAGGCGACCGCGAAGGCCCACCCCATCCAGGGGCTGGTCAAGTACCACGGGATGCACGACGAGGAGTTGCGCCTCCCGTACCACGACTCCATCTCCGTCTGTACCGCGCCGAGTCACTCGCGGACGACCGTCGAGTTCGACCCCTCGCTGGAGGCCGACCGCTACGTCGTCGACGGCGACGTCGTCGACGGCCGCGGTGCCGAGCGCATCCGATCGGTCGTCGACCGGGTCCGCGAACTCGCCGGGTTCGACCACCGCGTCCGCTTCGAGTCGGTCAACGACTTCCCGACGAACATCGGGTTCGGCTCCTCGGCGTCCGGTTTCGCGGCCGCCGCCGTCGCGCTGTGTTCGGCGGCCGACCTCGACCTCACCCACCCGGAGATGTCGGCCATCGCCCGCCGGGGGTCGGCGTCGGCCGCCCGGGCGGTCACCGGCGCCTTCTCGCACCTCCACACCGGCAACGACGACGTCGACTGCCGCTCGGAGCGACTGGAATCCGACCTCGAGGACGAGTTGCGCATCGTCGCCGCCGAGGTGCCCGCGTTCAAGCACACCGCCGAGGCCCACCGCGAGGCCGCCGACAGCCACATGTTTCAGGCGCGGATGGCCCACATCCACGAGCAGATACGGACGGTACGGCACTCGCTGCGGGAGGCGGACTTCGAGACGACCTTCGAGACGGCCGAGCACGACTCGCTGTCGCTGGCGGCGACGACGATGACCGGGCCGGCGGGGTGGGTCTACTGGCAGCCGGAGACGCTCGAGGTGTTCGAGGCCGTCCGCGAGATGCGCGAGGACGGCGTCCCGGTCTACTTCTCGACGGACACCGGCGCCTCGGTGTACGTGAACACGACCGCCGAGTACGTCGACCGGGTCGAGACCGCCATCGCCGATCTCGGCATCGACACCCACGTCTGGGAGGTCGGTGGCCCCGCCGAGGTGCTCGACGAGACCGAGGCGCTGTTCTGA
- a CDS encoding GNAT family N-acetyltransferase gives MPGPLVRRGERVTLRTAEREDRPFLQRACANPRLRHAVGNPVMDREGFAESREDDDADRFVVCLDDEAGPGAPDDDPRRVGGASVTDTSYKRPELGYWLVPEVHGDGHGGELLSLLVEYAFRQYDAPAVGAAAYDFNDASRGVLESVGFEEEGRRRKFMFVDGEHRDLCQYGLLREEWRDRS, from the coding sequence ATGCCCGGCCCACTGGTGCGGCGCGGCGAGCGAGTGACGCTCCGGACGGCCGAACGGGAGGACCGACCCTTCCTCCAGCGTGCGTGTGCGAACCCCCGGCTCCGGCACGCGGTCGGCAACCCCGTGATGGACCGCGAGGGGTTCGCGGAGAGCCGCGAGGACGACGACGCCGACCGGTTCGTCGTCTGTCTCGATGACGAGGCCGGTCCCGGAGCGCCCGACGACGACCCGCGTCGCGTCGGCGGGGCCTCCGTGACGGACACGAGTTACAAGCGGCCGGAACTGGGCTACTGGCTCGTTCCCGAGGTGCACGGCGACGGCCACGGCGGGGAGTTGCTGTCGCTGCTCGTCGAGTACGCCTTCCGGCAGTACGACGCGCCGGCGGTCGGCGCGGCCGCCTACGACTTCAACGACGCCTCCAGGGGCGTGCTGGAGTCGGTCGGGTTCGAAGAGGAGGGCCGCCGCCGGAAGTTCATGTTCGTCGACGGCGAGCATCGGGACCTGTGCCAGTACGGCCTGCTCCGCGAGGAGTGGCGCGACCGGTCCTGA
- a CDS encoding cytochrome P450, giving the protein MSILDRGGGDPREGPTLTEVVELLPTLVNDDPIVAATLLADRYGEVVRVPPLHPALDSGVYLLSNPDDVQSVLQSDPSDFRALDVPGSRDFSRVVRNSIVSLHAESEEGSWVERLRLVGPEFRAETVESQVPEIAETTLATLGELSDGMPGQVSAGDPTTVPEGARVWAAGSEGVRLLPAMRRLTLRLLGVSLFGSDIRAHEVDVIEAVATLRSLFKRRQLHLVTSYATRQLPDRVPLPSWVHRPLGVDPHIRLSGRHEGRTTEAVETLLSAADDVVARRERTPLVFDDAIGEWLRRTDPVTGDRISPDALRQEVMGLFIAGHATMSAGLTWAFYLLAGRPEVQERIHEEARETALLAGPESLDRESLPDGPEAACHPVAGRGFVDSIPYTRRVWRETLRLYPPLPIFGRTATADTEFGGVDVEAGSHVLLSPYVVHRDADLWDDPETFDPSRFEDDDRHEFAYFPFSGGRHACLGEAIATTEATTVLATAMATHRVEFAGPGVEGPHDAPEVGVDSAINLQPDRDVVVQFVPREA; this is encoded by the coding sequence ATGAGCATCCTCGATCGGGGCGGCGGCGACCCACGGGAGGGACCGACTCTGACGGAGGTCGTCGAGTTGCTCCCCACGCTTGTCAACGACGATCCGATCGTCGCGGCGACGCTGCTGGCGGACCGCTACGGGGAGGTGGTCCGGGTGCCGCCGCTGCACCCGGCGCTGGACTCGGGCGTCTACCTGCTGTCGAACCCCGACGACGTCCAGTCGGTGCTGCAGTCGGACCCCTCGGACTTTCGCGCCCTGGACGTTCCGGGGTCGCGCGATTTCAGCCGCGTCGTCCGCAACAGCATCGTCAGCCTCCACGCCGAGAGCGAGGAGGGCTCGTGGGTAGAGCGCCTCCGGCTCGTCGGCCCGGAGTTCCGGGCGGAGACCGTCGAGAGCCAGGTGCCCGAAATCGCCGAGACGACGCTTGCGACCCTCGGGGAACTCTCCGACGGCATGCCGGGGCAGGTCAGCGCCGGCGACCCCACCACCGTCCCCGAGGGCGCACGCGTGTGGGCGGCCGGCTCCGAGGGCGTCCGACTGTTGCCGGCGATGCGGCGGCTCACGCTCCGGCTGCTCGGCGTCTCGCTCTTCGGCTCCGACATCCGCGCCCACGAGGTCGACGTCATCGAGGCCGTGGCGACGCTGCGGTCGCTGTTCAAGCGCCGACAGCTCCACCTCGTCACCAGCTACGCGACCCGACAGCTCCCCGACCGCGTCCCGCTGCCCTCGTGGGTCCACCGGCCGCTGGGCGTCGACCCCCACATCCGGCTGTCCGGTCGCCACGAGGGCCGGACGACCGAGGCCGTCGAGACGCTCCTGTCGGCCGCCGACGACGTCGTCGCCCGACGCGAGCGGACGCCGCTGGTCTTCGACGACGCCATCGGCGAGTGGCTCCGCCGGACCGACCCCGTGACCGGCGACCGCATCAGTCCCGACGCCCTCCGGCAGGAGGTGATGGGCCTGTTCATCGCCGGCCACGCCACCATGAGCGCCGGCCTGACGTGGGCGTTCTACCTGCTGGCCGGCCGCCCCGAGGTCCAGGAGCGCATCCACGAGGAAGCCCGGGAGACGGCACTCCTGGCCGGGCCGGAGTCGCTGGACCGCGAATCGCTGCCCGACGGCCCCGAGGCGGCCTGTCACCCGGTCGCCGGTCGCGGATTCGTCGACTCGATACCGTACACCCGGCGGGTCTGGCGGGAGACGCTGCGACTCTACCCGCCGCTGCCCATCTTCGGCCGAACCGCGACGGCCGACACCGAGTTCGGCGGCGTCGATGTCGAGGCGGGCAGCCACGTCCTGTTGAGTCCCTACGTCGTCCACCGCGACGCCGACCTGTGGGACGACCCCGAGACGTTCGACCCCTCGCGGTTCGAGGACGACGACCGCCACGAGTTCGCGTACTTCCCCTTCTCCGGCGGCCGACACGCCTGCCTCGGCGAGGCCATCGCGACGACGGAGGCGACGACCGTCCTGGCGACCGCGATGGCGACCCACCGCGTCGAGTTCGCCGGGCCGGGTGTCGAGGGCCCCCACGACGCCCCGGAGGTGGGCGTCGACTCGGCCATCAACCTCCAGCCGGACCGCGACGTCGTCGTGCAGTTCGTCCCGCGGGAGGCCTGA